A section of the Aythya fuligula isolate bAytFul2 chromosome 9, bAytFul2.pri, whole genome shotgun sequence genome encodes:
- the NPPC gene encoding C-type natriuretic peptide produces MQISPLLAGGLLLALLSVRLEAKPASQLPQKASRGAAAAAAAAPPEAAGAEQRDKERDKEKEKERSRGTGPREAREARAETRPRAGWARLLQDPPGRRHKGLHKKGLGKGCFGLKLDRIGAMSGLGC; encoded by the exons ATGCAGATCTCACCCTTGCTGGCTGGTGGACTTTTACTTGCTCTGCTCTCCGTCAGGCTGGAGGCGAAGCCGGCGTCGCAGCTCCCACAGAAG GCTTcccgcggggcggcggcggcggcggcggcggctccgcctGAGGCGGCGGGCGCGGAGCAGCGGGACAAGGAGCGGgacaaggagaaggagaaggagcgGAGCCGAGGAACCGGCCCCAGGGAGGCTCGGGAGGCTCGGGCCGAAACCCGGCCTCGGGCCGGCTGGGCGAGGCTGCTCCAGGACCCGCCGGGCCGCCGCCACAAGGGCCTGCACAAGAAAGGGCTCGGCAAGGGCTGCTTCGGCCTCAAGCTGGACCGCATCGGCGCCATGAGCGGCCTCGGCTGCTGA